ttactcttccacacaaattctctccttctttctgtgtgCTTTTTTTctatcgctttccctccctctttctgtcatctctttccctttctctatttctttccttttctctctctcagacactatctatctcttctcccccccccccctctctttgtctctgtactccctctcctctctctctttccctctcgccttctctctctttcgctgctcctccccccccccctcctctccctctctcccttcgcgttcttgctgttcttgttgatCCTAAACATTCACTGCTATCCACTCCATCCACGAGAGGCTGTTCAACACCTGTATTGTTATTGAAATGTCTGCGCCGCGCCGTGCGGAACCAGAACCGATCCATGTTTGCAACAGCGATAGCAAAGTGATAGCAACATTGATTAAGCATGCGAACAGCACGGTCTACTTCCCTTGAATTTGATGATGaagactaataattgataatactgtgaaggaaatgataattgataatagctaatgaatTTGAAGTTGATGaagactaataattgataatagctaatgaatTTGATGATGAAACACCTGCCACTAATTGCGAGTGGTGTTCGCTCTGGTTCAGCGCGCGTTAACTTACTGATTCAGTCTGTTGGGAAGATGATTCAGATGGTGATTATGAGACGGAAGTAGCCTTGAGTGTCGTAGTATTTGTGTCACAGTATTATGAATATGGGAAGAGATGTTTGGTCAACTGTGCGAGCGGGAGACATTTTCATGCCAAACGAGTGAAATAAAGCAATGACAAATTTAGATGTATTTGCCAAtcatgaataaagagataaagagacgctGTTACATAGACAGCGGGACAAAGGCACTGTAGCGTGTCGCTAACAAGGGCGCACAGCTTATACTAGAAGGCAAGGTATCCAGCCTAGACTTTGGGTTTCCTAAATCCCAGATGACCACATGTAGGCCTACTTAGGCGACCGGGGTGAGGCGGACAGATTCACGGCGGTTCCTTCGGTTCAGACGAACGACCTGAGGGAAAATCAGGTCttgaaggaagaagatggattgCACTGCCGGAGAGCCGccaggattgtttttttttccttttgatttgcACAGGCGGTAGGGAATAACACGGAAACACTTCACAATTTGATCTCTCATTACTGTGCAtacgccattctctctctcgcttgtcttttctctcggtcccccctcccccctccctctatctttcactctcgctctctgtcgcccgtgtcctctctctctcgcttttattatctcgctcttctcgctctatcttccttctcttatttaccAGTAATTGCatcaaaacaatgaaaaaacCTTACTTCTGGTTCCGTGTTGTAGTGGttctcacgtgcgcttcacacgcgcaaggtcctcggttcgaacCCGAGCGATGGCATTATAAAAGTACAGTTTAATTAGTTGTCAAAATGAGAAATTTGAATTACAGTGTACCGGTTTTAAGTATTCATATGTAGAATCAAACAATCATTTTCCTTGGTATGCATCGTCACGCTATAAATGTATTAATCATATGGTTCCAAAACGTTGCTTCTTTCCCGCGCAGTAGATGGTCagctgatcagctgtttcactcaccgctactggcttttttttttttaaatattggcGAACCGGGCATTTTTGTGATATCGTGGCAGGTGTGGATTTTATCTTCAAATTCTGTTTAATGAATATCTAATAAGTAATTACGAATACAAAGAATTGCCATACTCTAAATCGTCTCAATCTATGAGGAAGTGAGCGGGAAAATCGTGTCATTTTCCAGAAAAGCTTTCGCTCGAGATgacacgaaggcaaaggcgatggcgccgagacgatggcacttcaaccgcttcggacgaaaggcttgtcagtgcctcatttattcaggcgcctacccccccccccctctctctctctctgtctctgtctctctctctctctctctctctctctctctctctctctctctctctctctctctctctctctctctctctctctctctctctctctctctctccaacatctgttttcttttcttttttagtgcacgaacatgcacacacgtatggcTATGAAAGCTCATCAAAATAACCACTTTTCGCTCACAAAAATAATCGCCCTAAACACACAGAGAATAACCAAGAATTAAATAGCAAaccacttatacatatatatatatatatatatatatatatatatatatatatatatatatatatcaatgaatcaatatatttatgtagttatatatatatatatatacatatgtatatacatacaatatatatatatatatatatatatatatatatacattgtatatatatatatatatacaatgtatatatatatatatatatatatattgtatgtatatacatatgtatatatatatatatgtatatatatatatgtatgtatatatatatatgtatatatatatatacatatatatatatatatatatatatatatatatatatatatatatatatatatatatatatatatatatatgtatatataaatacatacagaaatataaatgtatatatatatatatatatatatatatatatatacaatatatatatatatatatatgtatgtatatatatatatatatatgcataatatatacatatatatatatatatatatatatatatataaatcaataaatcatatatatcatatatataaatcaatatatcaatatatttatgtagttatatatatataaatatatatatatttatatacatatatatatatatatatatatatatatatatatatatatatatatatatatatatatatatatatatatatatgtgtgtgtgtgtgtgtgtgtgtgtgtgtgcgtgtctgtgtgtatctatgtagctGAAGTTTAGAATTATCAAGATGACTTTTTCAAGGCTAAACACAGTCgtagtcattgtttttgttgctatgtcAAAGGCACTTTCACTCGGGCACACAGAAGTGCACGAGTCCTCGGTAACAACCACCAGCACGTTCTCCAGCGTGAAAGTGAAATGCGGCGACACGGAGGAGCTCGTGGAGAGTACCTATAACGCCATGAGgcatttctccttcaccttctccggAAGCCAGCAGGCTATCCTCCACTTGATAGGCGAATAGCTCCATGCAGGGCTGCGCTCTGCTGTTGAGGAAACGTCTGGCAGGGTTTTCGCCGTGGACTTCACCGTGGTCCTGCCGCCCTTCCTTGACTCAGAGTTCCTGCTGCAACAGTCTCTGTTCGATGAGATGGTGGATGCTCAGGTGGATACACACAGTGTTTAGTGCACTACAACAACTTCTATGACCACCTGTGACGTCAATACCATCGTCGTGATACCGGCACGCTCTGCCGATGCTGCCGAGGAgccgacccaggaagtcgcccaagagcccgagaaggagacccaggaagtcacccaagagcccgagaaggagacgcaggaagtcgcccttgagcccgagaaggagacccaggaagtcacccaagagcccgagaaggagacccaggaagtcgcccttgagcccgagaaggagacccaggaagtcgcccaacaggccgaggaggagacccaggaagtcacccaagagcccgagaaggagacccaggaagtcgcccttgagcccgagaaggagacgcaggaagtcgcccttgagcccgagaaggagacccaggaagtcgcccaacaggccgaggaggagacccaggaagtcgcccaagagcccgagaaggagacccaggaagtcacccaagagcccgagaaggagacgcaggaagtcgcccttgagcccgagaaggagacccaggaagtcgcccttgagcccgagaaggagacccaggaagtcgcccaacaggccgaggaggagacccaggaagtcacccaagagcccgagaaggagacccaggaagtcgcccttgagcccgagaaggagacccaggaagtcgcccttgagcccgagaaggagacccaggaagtcgcccttgagcccgagaaggagacccaggaagtcgcccttgagcccgaggagacgcaggaagtcgcccttgagcccgagaaggagacccaggaagtcgtccttgagcccgagaaggagaccctggaagtcgtccttgagcccgagaaggagaccctggaagtcacccttgagcccgagaaggagaccctggaagtcgccgaagagcccgagaaggagacccaggaagtcgcccttgagcccgagaggacgctcctccacttcgttcctcctaggacgaagtggagggtcatccaggcccacttccagATCTTctccgagcccgaggagacccaggaagtcgcccttgagcccgaggagacccaggaagtcgtccttgagcccgagaaggagaccctggaagtcgcccttgagcccgagaaggagaccctggaagtcgcccatgagcccgagaaggagaccctggaagtcacccttgagcccgaggagaccctggaagtcgcccttgagcccgaaaaggagaccctggaagtcgcccttgagcccgagaaggagactccgGAAGTCGCCCTTAAGCCCGAGGAGActctggaagtcgcccaacaggccgaggaggagacccaggaagtcgcccttgagcccgagaaggagacccaggaagtcgcccttgagcccgagaaggagaccctggaagtcgcccttgagcccgagaaggagaccctggaagtcgccgaagagcccgagaaggagacccaggaagtcgccgaagagcccgagaaagagacccaggaagtcgcccttgagcccgagaggaCGCTCCACCACTTCGTTCCTCCTAGGACGAAGTGGGTCATtcaggcccacttccaggtctTCTCCGAGCCCgagtagacccaggaagtcgcccaacaggccgaggaggagacccaggaagtcgcccaacaggccgaggaggagacccaggaagtcgcccaacaggccgaggaggagacccaggaagccgcccaacaagccgaggaggagacccaggaagccgcccaacaggccgaggaggagacccaggaagtcgcccaacaggccgaggaggagactccaggaagtcgcccagcatcaggccgaggaggagccccaggaagtcgcccaacaggccgaggaggagacccaggaagtcgcccaacaggccgaggaggagacccaggaagccgcccaacaggccgaggaggagacccaggaagtcgcccaacaggccgaggaggagacccaggaagtcgcccaacaggccgaggaggagacccaggaagtcgcccaacaggccgaggaggagaccaggAAGTGTCGCCCCCAACAGGCCGAGGGAGGAGACTCAGGGAAGTcgccccaacaggccgaggaggagacccaggaagtcgcccaacaggccgaggaggagacccgtggaagtcgcccaacaggccgaggaggagacccaggaagtcgcccaacaggccgaggaggagacccaggaagtcgcccaacaggccgaggaggagacccaggaagtcgcccaacaggccgaggaggagacccaggtagtcgcccaacaggccgaggaggggacccaggaagtcgcccaacaggccgaggaggggacccaggaagtcgcccaacaggccgaggaggagacccaggaagtcgcccaacaggccgaggaggagacccaggaagtcgcccaacaggccgagggaggaagacccaggaagtcgcccaacaggccgaggaggagaccccaggaagtcgcccaacaggccaaggaggagacaggaagtcgcccaacaggccgaggaggagacccaggaagtcgcccaacaggccgaggaggagacccaggaagtcgcccaacaggccgaggaggagacccaggaagtcgcccaacaggccgaggaggagacccaggaagtcgcccaacaggctgaggaggagacccaggaagtcgcccaacaggctgaggaggagacccaggaagtcgcccaacaggccgaggaggagacccaggaagtcgcccaacaggccgaggaggagacccaggaagtcgcccaacaggccgatgaggagacccaggaagtcgcccaacaggccgaggaggagactccaggaagtcgcccaacagggcgaggaggagacccaggaagtggcccaacaggccgaggaggaggacccaggaagtcgcctgcccaacaggccgaggaggagacccaggggaagtcgcccaacaggccgaggaggagacccaggaagtcgcccaacaggccgaggaggagacccaggaagtcgcccaacaggccgaggaggagacccaggaagtcgcccaacaggccgaggaggagacccaggaagtcgcccaacaggccgaggaggagacccaggaagtcgcccaacaggccgtgGAGGAGcaccccaggaagtcgcccaacaggccgaggagaggagacccaggaagtcgcccaacaggccgaggaggagacccaggaagtcgcccaacaggccgaggaggagacccaggaagtcgcccaacaggccgaggaggagacccaggaagtcgcccaacaggccgaggaggagacccaggaagtcgcccaacaggccgaggaggagacctaggaagtcgtccTACGTAGGGAGGTGAACTCAATTCTGCATGACCTCGAAGAACTgtctagactccaagaggagaagctaggtcagttaaGAAGTGTCATGCAGAAATTGTTTCACCTCACAGGATGACACAGGtcagctccccctccctcccccccttccctcacagcGGGAAGCGCGCGTTAGTTGCCCGCTTCTCCGCGATTTATctcatacttataataataataataataattaataataatctaTTTACTGATTTATATTGTTCCGCAATGTCGAAGTgcgaaatgacaaaaaatatatatgtttatatatatatatatataatatatatatatatatatataatatatatatatatatatatatatatatatatatatatatatatatatatatatatagagagagagagagagagagagagagagagagagagagacagacagacaaacagaggaccTCTATTTCACACtttaaaataaaagtttttatttaatcatattttGAAAAATTTCTTATCTTTCGTATAACGGCCATTCATATCAGAAACTGTTTTAtcaagcatttctctctctctctctctctctctctctctctctctctctctctctctctctctctctctctctctctctctctctctctctccttgaagaatcatgatcatcatcatcatcaccatcatcattcctttatttctgttactttatttcaaaattctttattctttattatgtaACACCTTATTATGTATGTTATTAATAACATGAACAAAGATTATTAAAagttttcataataataaagaacaataatatcCAAAAACACGTGATAATGACAAGGTCTCTCCATCGCCGTGTCCGAAGCCGTGGCCGCGTGTCCGAGGATCGCCATGACCGCGGAGAGAGATTCCTTCAGGCTGGCTTCTGAGGGCCTCGAGTTCCTCTTGGGATTCTGCGTACTTTGGGCAAATGTGCTTATATGtgcaaaagagaaaacaatacgaaaacaaaaacagcctcccaaaaataaataaataaaaagaataatgaagagCTCTAAACAACAAAGAGAATTCAAACCGAGCGCCCATAAGCGTCAAATGAAAGTGACGAACGCAGGGAAACCTTGCCtgcccctccgtctctttctccttccttccctctctctctatctcttccctcctccctgttgCCGTTCTGGCGAGAAGGACGAGggtgagcgagaaagagggaaggacgaacggaaggggaggtcacaaccgacgaggtcatggaagaaccggaaggggaggccacggccgcggaggtcaaggaagaaccagaaggggaggtcacgaccgcgGTGGTCAGGGAAAAAATagacgaggtcagggaagaaccggaagaggaggtcacgaccgacgaggtcagggaagaaccggaagaGCCTCCTGGtcgactcctccccccctcgccgaGGACGAGGAGCACGCTTCGCCATCTCGTTGCAGTCGCGCAGGAGGTCCGAGACGTCCTCCGAGGAGCCGTGCAGTTGACTCGAGATGGAGCTAAAATACTGGTAGGTCAACTTGGAACACAATAAACATTGATTTAAAGGATCTGGAGAAAGCAACGGAAAATGAGAGCGAGGTGACAGGCTTTGAAAATAGCCAGATAATTGCAGTTCCAGAGCTGGCAGAATTGCGACGACAATCTGCTCGGGATGGACTTCCTCACGAGCACCTGCAGCGTCCTGGATCTCGATTCTGTGAACCCGTAGTTGGTGCTTCACCGAGAACCCAAGACCTTTGACGTCAGGCCATGAACCAGGCCTCAGGGGAGCGATATCCTGATGCTTTTGGGCCAAACGAGCTCTCAGTGCAACCGCTTTAGTAagtaaactaagagagagagagagagagagagagagagagagagagagagagagagagagagagagagagagtgagttagagagagagagttagagagagagagagagagagagagggagagaggaaaagaaaaaaagaaggtcggagaggagaaagagagaaaggaacagagagagagagagagagagagagagagagagagagagagagagggagaggagggagagagaggggagagagagagagagagagagagagagagagagagagagagagagagagagagagagagagagagagagagagagagagagagagagagagagagagagagagagagagagagagagagagagagagagagagagagagagagagagagagagagagagagagagagagagagagagagagagagagagagagagagagagagagagagagagagagagagagagttacatcaTTCCGACCAAAATTCTGAACACATTCTGCATATTCGCAACTTAGATGTTTTTCTCtgcgtgcgcgcttgtgtgtgtgtttgtgtgtatgtgcgtatgtgtgtgcgtgtgtgtgtatcacgtcgtgtgcgtatatatatatatatatatatatatatatatatatatatatatatatatatatatatatatgtatatatatatatatatatatttatatatatatatatatgtatgtatatgtgtgtgtgtgtgtgtgagtgtgtgtgtgtgtgtgtgtgtgtgtgtgtgtgtgtgtgtgtgtgtgtgtgtgtgtgtgtgcatatatacatatatatacatatataatatatatatatatatatatatatatattatattatatatatatatacatatatatatatatacatatatatatatatatatatatatatatatatatatatatatatttatatatatttatatatgtattataatatacatatacatatatatatacatatatatatatatatatatatatatatatatatatatatatatatatatatatatatatatatatatatatatatatatatattatatatataaaatgctagAGAGAACATCCCAAAGCGTTTTATACGGAAGGGTACAGAAGCAGTGAAACCGAGTTTTACTTTCAGCCCAGGACCTGTgtgtgagccccaggaggaggtgg
The sequence above is a segment of the Penaeus vannamei isolate JL-2024 chromosome 31, ASM4276789v1, whole genome shotgun sequence genome. Coding sequences within it:
- the LOC138867692 gene encoding 110 kDa antigen-like, giving the protein MTTCDVNTIVVIPARSADAAEEPTQEVAQEPEKETQEVTQEPEKETTKWRVIQAHFQIFSEPEETQEVALEPEETQETLEVALEPEKETLEVALEPEKETPEVALKPEETLEVAQQAEEETQEVALEPEKETQEETQEVAEEPEKETQEVALEPERTLHHFVPPRTKWVIQAHFQVFSEPE